In Natronococcus occultus SP4, the following proteins share a genomic window:
- a CDS encoding heavy-metal-associated domain-containing protein has protein sequence MERTTLDVTGMSCGGCEENVTDALEALEGVSSATANHEADEVRVEHDEGTSVEGIRSAVENAGYEPRA, from the coding sequence ATGGAACGAACGACGCTCGACGTTACCGGGATGTCCTGTGGCGGCTGCGAGGAGAACGTCACCGACGCCCTCGAGGCGCTCGAGGGCGTCTCGTCGGCGACGGCGAACCACGAAGCCGACGAGGTCCGGGTCGAACACGACGAGGGAACGTCCGTCGAGGGGATCCGTAGCGCGGTCGAAAACGCGGGCTACGAACCCCGCGCCTGA
- the mch gene encoding methenyltetrahydromethanopterin cyclohydrolase yields the protein MESLNRMAIELVDEALDYAEELNVGGFDLENEATVLDFGVEFDGGIEAGLLLTEIQTAGMATPSHQLGEIDGTPIPYVELSSDQPALSLLCSQKAGWELATEDFEGLGSGPARALVAREEEFRQVGYTDAFDLTALAVESDELPTAAAAEQVAELAEVEPSSVFLLAYRTASLAGSITSAARAAELATYRLTELGYDPNDIVSATGRAPVAPVAADEDDAIARTNDALAYGGRAHLTVREDADVFDSIPSTAAEAHGRPFAAIFDDLDWQFEEVPADLFAPAAVTVDVLGGPTESYGETDEELLAESFDL from the coding sequence ATGGAGAGTCTCAACCGAATGGCGATCGAGCTGGTCGACGAAGCCCTCGACTACGCGGAGGAGCTCAACGTCGGCGGGTTCGATCTCGAGAACGAGGCAACCGTGCTGGACTTCGGCGTCGAGTTCGACGGCGGCATCGAGGCCGGCCTACTGCTGACCGAGATCCAGACCGCGGGAATGGCCACGCCGAGCCACCAGCTCGGCGAGATCGACGGGACGCCGATCCCCTACGTCGAACTGAGCTCCGATCAGCCGGCGCTGTCGCTGCTTTGCTCCCAGAAGGCGGGCTGGGAGCTGGCGACGGAGGACTTCGAGGGGCTCGGCAGCGGTCCCGCACGCGCGCTCGTCGCGCGCGAAGAGGAATTCAGACAGGTCGGCTACACCGACGCGTTCGATCTGACCGCGCTGGCCGTCGAGAGCGACGAGCTGCCGACGGCAGCGGCCGCAGAGCAGGTCGCGGAGCTCGCGGAGGTCGAGCCCAGCAGCGTCTTTCTGCTTGCCTACCGGACGGCGAGTCTCGCGGGCAGCATCACGTCTGCGGCGCGGGCGGCCGAGCTCGCGACCTACCGGCTGACGGAGCTGGGGTACGATCCCAACGATATCGTCTCGGCGACGGGTCGGGCCCCGGTCGCGCCGGTCGCGGCCGACGAGGACGACGCGATCGCCCGGACGAACGACGCGCTGGCCTACGGCGGCCGCGCCCACCTGACGGTCCGCGAGGACGCGGACGTCTTCGACTCGATCCCCTCGACGGCGGCCGAGGCCCACGGCCGTCCGTTCGCGGCGATCTTCGACGACCTGGACTGGCAGTTCGAGGAGGTGCCCGCAGACCTGTTCGCGCCCGCAGCGGTCACCGTCGACGTCCTCGGCGGACCGACCGAGAGCTACGGGGAGACCGACGAGGAGCTGCTCGCGGAGTCGTTCGACCTCTAG
- a CDS encoding HAD family hydrolase, producing MAAPIDTVLFDLDDTLCRYRRSAADVLEIAFERAGVGSVFEPGAYYDRYREYLERATRPVDLHEQCFGDLAVESGYDRADGLAVARAFREERDQRNVEALPGATATVEALAEEYTLGLVTNGLSAMQRQKLEATGLEDAFETTVYAGEDAAPKPDPEPFDLALDELGSVAERTVYVGNSLSADIAGARAAGLASAWLPAETAPVEPEPSPDYVLESLADLRSPPWR from the coding sequence ATGGCCGCCCCGATTGACACCGTGCTCTTCGATCTCGACGACACGCTCTGTCGGTACCGCCGCAGCGCGGCCGACGTCCTCGAGATCGCGTTCGAGCGCGCCGGCGTCGGCTCCGTCTTCGAGCCGGGCGCCTACTACGATCGCTACCGGGAGTACCTCGAGCGAGCCACGAGACCCGTTGACCTCCACGAGCAGTGTTTCGGCGATCTGGCGGTCGAGTCGGGGTACGATCGTGCCGACGGCCTCGCGGTCGCGCGTGCGTTCCGCGAGGAGCGCGACCAGCGAAACGTCGAGGCGCTGCCGGGGGCGACGGCGACGGTGGAGGCGCTGGCCGAGGAGTACACGCTCGGACTGGTCACGAACGGCCTCTCGGCGATGCAACGCCAGAAACTCGAGGCGACGGGACTCGAGGACGCCTTCGAGACGACCGTCTACGCGGGCGAGGACGCCGCGCCCAAGCCCGATCCGGAGCCGTTCGATCTCGCCCTCGACGAACTCGGCTCGGTGGCCGAGCGGACGGTGTACGTCGGCAACTCCCTCTCTGCTGACATTGCGGGTGCCCGGGCCGCGGGGCTTGCGTCGGCGTGGCTCCCGGCGGAGACGGCCCCGGTGGAGCCGGAGCCGAGCCCGGACTACGTCCTCGAGTCGCTGGCCGACCTGCGGTCTCCGCCATGGCGCTGA
- a CDS encoding GTPBP1 family GTP-binding protein, producing the protein MSRDRALLDRALERGEQDGGSVEFKERLLRDVHLEGGRRESLAAQLRHRLLSGDGEATYVVGVTDDGGLAGIDHDTFSESMDVLSLLAEEADAHIEDVQTWGVGDEDSSSRGLVGVAQVRDGSMLETDDEHLVVGTAGHVDHGKSTLIGSLVTGTADDGDGATRAYLDVQPHEVERGLSADLSYAVYGFDDDGPVRVRNPDRKADRAEVVEEADRLVSFVDTVGHEPWLRTTIRGLVGQKLDYGLLVVAADDGPTRTTREHLGVLLATELPTIVAITKRDAVSDERVQEVEREVERLLRDVEKSPLRVARHGVDAAVEEIGDRVVPIVTTSALTMEGLDTLDELFDRLPKTSRDAGEFRMYVDRSYSVTGVGAVASGTIMAGEVEAGDELLLGPMPDGRFQEVEVRSIEMHYHRVDRARAGRIVGIALKGVKESAIERGMVLVPRDADPEPVREFEAEVMVLNHPTRIGDGYEPVVHLETIGEAAAFSPENGRLLPGDTGRTTVRFKFRPYLVEEGQKFVFREGRSKGVGTVTDVRPAE; encoded by the coding sequence ATGAGCCGTGACCGGGCCCTCCTCGACCGGGCCCTGGAACGTGGCGAACAGGACGGCGGAAGCGTCGAGTTCAAGGAACGACTGCTCCGGGACGTTCACCTCGAGGGCGGACGCCGGGAGAGTCTGGCCGCCCAGCTCCGTCACCGACTGCTGTCCGGCGACGGGGAAGCGACCTACGTCGTCGGCGTCACCGACGACGGCGGCCTCGCCGGTATCGATCACGACACCTTCTCCGAGTCGATGGACGTCCTCTCCCTGCTGGCCGAGGAGGCCGACGCCCACATCGAGGACGTCCAGACCTGGGGCGTCGGGGACGAGGACAGCTCTTCGAGAGGGCTGGTCGGGGTCGCGCAGGTTCGTGACGGTTCGATGCTCGAGACCGACGACGAACACCTCGTTGTCGGGACGGCCGGCCACGTCGACCACGGAAAAAGCACCCTCATCGGATCGCTCGTCACCGGAACCGCCGACGACGGCGACGGCGCGACGCGGGCGTATCTCGACGTCCAGCCCCACGAGGTCGAACGCGGACTCTCCGCCGATCTCTCCTACGCCGTCTACGGGTTCGACGACGACGGACCCGTCCGGGTTCGGAACCCGGATCGCAAGGCCGACCGCGCCGAGGTCGTCGAGGAGGCCGACCGACTCGTCTCGTTCGTCGACACCGTCGGCCACGAGCCGTGGTTACGGACGACGATCCGCGGACTCGTCGGACAGAAACTCGACTACGGGCTGCTCGTCGTCGCCGCCGACGACGGCCCGACCCGAACCACCCGCGAACACCTCGGCGTGTTGCTGGCGACGGAGCTGCCGACGATCGTCGCGATCACGAAACGCGACGCCGTCTCCGACGAGCGGGTTCAGGAGGTCGAACGCGAGGTCGAGCGACTGCTCCGGGACGTCGAGAAATCCCCGCTGCGGGTCGCCAGACACGGAGTCGACGCCGCAGTCGAAGAGATCGGCGACCGCGTCGTCCCGATCGTGACGACGAGCGCACTCACGATGGAGGGGCTCGACACGCTCGACGAGCTATTCGATCGACTCCCGAAGACCTCCCGGGACGCCGGCGAGTTCCGGATGTACGTCGATCGCAGCTACTCGGTCACCGGCGTCGGCGCGGTCGCCTCGGGAACCATCATGGCCGGTGAGGTCGAGGCCGGCGACGAACTCCTGCTCGGGCCAATGCCCGACGGCCGGTTCCAGGAGGTCGAGGTCCGGTCGATCGAGATGCACTACCACCGGGTCGATCGCGCCCGGGCCGGCCGTATCGTCGGCATCGCGCTCAAGGGCGTCAAGGAAAGCGCCATCGAGCGCGGAATGGTGTTGGTTCCCCGCGACGCCGATCCCGAACCGGTCCGGGAGTTCGAGGCCGAGGTAATGGTGCTCAACCATCCCACCCGGATCGGGGACGGCTACGAGCCCGTCGTCCATCTCGAGACGATCGGCGAGGCCGCAGCCTTCTCCCCGGAGAACGGTCGACTGCTGCCGGGCGATACGGGACGAACCACCGTCCGGTTCAAATTCCGTCCGTACCTCGTCGAGGAGGGACAGAAGTTCGTCTTCCGGGAAGGGCGAAGCAAGGGCGTCGGCACCGTCACCGACGTCCGCCCCGCCGAGTAA
- a CDS encoding DUF7503 family protein, translating to MSSNDKTLRTFLTEHPRLLGVLFAGCLLLSQVGTAAADLGIAGNGGGTW from the coding sequence ATGTCATCGAACGACAAGACACTACGAACGTTCCTCACGGAGCATCCGCGGCTGCTGGGCGTCCTGTTCGCTGGCTGTCTCCTGCTGTCGCAGGTCGGGACGGCCGCGGCCGACCTCGGCATCGCGGGCAACGGCGGAGGAACCTGGTAA
- a CDS encoding DUF7504 family protein, with translation MTTDRSRDETGVDESDGTAAGIRSRPSIAIIKRVANETGISPLELPPLNETVDVDALDRLLEDGDPDRPWPTLVFRYVDYRVRVGADGEIEVTDPDEDGISVVDEWTHVSVVEEPDDRPLAVRLVSAIADRSGWERSRVRTALAEIADPDALTQLNRRRENGVPRPGATVLFSVLGYDVVVDAGGTISLGSTLGRLKRTGGNVLIVGGVPDDLVDVASTNLLGDPDRNRRRLFALLDRNPGVVTDRLGPTSAGSARIVDYAISARSVATTGTPVGEGGHVVDEPTDLDEFAATVATRVRAFETGASLSEPGDLRLCVDSLRPIIDERGAEGTVALLEPIREAVRDVSGLGHFVLPVGRESPVVERLEPSFDATVELRAGDCGPQQRWHLHESGYTTDWIGLGRSDER, from the coding sequence ATGACGACCGACCGATCCCGGGACGAGACCGGAGTCGACGAGAGCGACGGGACAGCCGCCGGGATTCGGTCGCGTCCGAGCATTGCGATTATCAAACGGGTCGCGAACGAGACCGGAATCTCCCCGCTCGAGTTGCCGCCACTCAACGAGACGGTCGACGTCGACGCCCTCGACCGACTCCTCGAGGACGGCGATCCGGACCGTCCGTGGCCGACGCTCGTCTTTCGGTACGTCGACTACCGGGTACGGGTCGGAGCCGACGGGGAGATCGAGGTCACGGATCCGGACGAGGACGGCATCTCGGTCGTCGACGAGTGGACACACGTCTCGGTCGTCGAGGAGCCCGACGATCGCCCTCTCGCGGTGCGGCTCGTCTCGGCGATCGCCGACCGCTCGGGGTGGGAACGAAGCCGAGTTCGGACGGCCCTCGCGGAGATCGCTGATCCGGACGCGCTGACCCAGCTGAACCGACGGCGCGAGAACGGCGTGCCACGACCCGGTGCGACGGTGTTGTTCTCCGTTCTCGGCTACGACGTCGTCGTCGACGCCGGAGGGACGATCAGCCTCGGTTCCACGCTCGGTCGGCTGAAACGCACTGGCGGAAACGTGTTGATCGTTGGTGGCGTGCCCGACGACCTGGTCGACGTCGCCAGCACGAACCTCCTCGGCGATCCCGACCGGAACCGGCGACGCCTTTTCGCGTTGCTCGATCGCAACCCCGGCGTCGTTACCGATCGGCTCGGACCGACGAGCGCCGGATCGGCCCGGATCGTCGACTACGCGATAAGCGCGCGCTCGGTCGCCACGACGGGAACGCCCGTCGGCGAGGGAGGGCACGTGGTCGACGAGCCGACGGATCTCGACGAGTTCGCCGCGACCGTCGCCACTCGTGTCCGCGCGTTCGAAACCGGGGCGTCCCTCTCGGAGCCCGGGGATCTGCGGCTCTGTGTCGACTCGCTGCGCCCGATCATCGACGAGCGGGGAGCCGAGGGGACCGTCGCTCTCCTCGAACCGATCCGTGAGGCGGTACGGGACGTCTCGGGGCTGGGCCACTTCGTGCTTCCAGTCGGTCGCGAGAGCCCGGTCGTGGAGCGTCTCGAACCGTCGTTCGACGCGACGGTCGAGCTTCGCGCCGGCGACTGTGGCCCCCAGCAGCGGTGGCACCTCCACGAGAGCGGGTACACGACCGACTGGATCGGACTCGGCCGATCCGACGAGCGATGA
- a CDS encoding DUF7344 domain-containing protein, translated as MADYRSEDTEDHVTATEQGVERPVIGGRRATIDESLSLLSNRRRRDVLYRLSEADVTSVDSLAATIAAREASVPAEQLSADDRERVRIELYHTHLPKLADRGLIEYDDRSGTVRWTAPTDVLESLLECCYELETET; from the coding sequence ATGGCCGATTACCGCTCGGAAGATACGGAAGACCACGTCACGGCGACTGAACAGGGAGTCGAGCGACCCGTCATCGGCGGGCGACGGGCGACGATCGACGAGTCCCTCTCCCTTCTCAGCAACCGCCGACGCCGGGACGTACTCTACCGGCTCTCCGAAGCGGACGTCACGAGCGTCGACTCGCTGGCGGCGACGATCGCCGCCCGCGAGGCGTCGGTTCCCGCCGAACAGCTCTCCGCGGACGACCGAGAGCGCGTTCGGATCGAGCTCTATCACACGCACCTGCCGAAGCTGGCGGATCGGGGACTGATCGAGTACGACGACCGCAGCGGAACCGTCCGATGGACGGCGCCGACCGACGTCCTCGAGTCGCTGCTGGAGTGTTGCTACGAACTCGAGACCGAGACGTAG
- the pyrF gene encoding orotidine-5'-phosphate decarboxylase, with the protein MNFFDRLRDRIRTVDSVVSVGLDPDPARIPDHLQDRELPRWAFNRRIIDATHEHAAVYKPNAAFYEDADGWRALAETIAYAHGKDVPVLLDAKRADIGNTTRQYAQLLEQADAITVNPYMGRDSLQPFLDDEEAGVFVLCRTSNPGGADLQDLELASGEAVYERVAALAELWNENDNVGLVVGATKPEELAELREQVPDLPFLVPGIGAQGGDAEAAVEYGLADGVGLVNSSRGIIFAGEDVGAQSRNGDDEFAKASGQAAKQLKKRLNRYRDSCSNN; encoded by the coding sequence ATGAACTTCTTCGATCGCCTGCGCGACCGCATTCGAACGGTCGACAGCGTCGTCTCGGTCGGACTCGACCCCGACCCCGCTCGGATTCCCGACCACCTGCAGGACCGCGAGCTCCCGCGGTGGGCGTTCAACCGCCGGATCATCGACGCCACCCACGAACACGCCGCGGTCTACAAGCCGAACGCCGCCTTCTACGAGGACGCGGACGGCTGGCGCGCCCTGGCGGAAACGATCGCCTACGCTCATGGAAAGGACGTTCCAGTACTGCTCGACGCCAAACGAGCCGACATCGGCAACACGACCCGCCAGTACGCCCAGTTGCTCGAGCAGGCCGACGCGATCACCGTCAACCCTTACATGGGCCGAGACTCGCTACAGCCGTTTCTCGACGACGAGGAGGCGGGCGTCTTCGTCCTCTGTCGGACCTCCAACCCCGGCGGCGCGGACCTCCAGGATCTCGAACTGGCGAGCGGCGAGGCCGTCTACGAGCGGGTGGCCGCGCTCGCGGAGCTGTGGAACGAGAACGACAACGTCGGACTGGTCGTCGGCGCAACCAAGCCCGAGGAGCTCGCGGAGCTGCGCGAGCAGGTTCCCGACCTCCCGTTTCTCGTTCCAGGGATCGGCGCCCAGGGCGGGGACGCCGAGGCCGCCGTCGAGTACGGGCTCGCCGACGGCGTCGGCCTGGTCAACTCCTCGCGGGGGATCATCTTCGCGGGCGAGGACGTCGGGGCCCAGTCGCGAAACGGAGACGACGAGTTCGCGAAAGCCAGCGGCCAGGCGGCAAAGCAGCTCAAAAAGCGGCTGAACCGGTACCGCGACAGCTGTAGTAACAACTGA
- a CDS encoding DoxX family protein produces the protein MSTTTRNRLESRYGGIDLVGEPHALSAWFVVALRAVMGGMMLFAGLGKFAVVSGEAFDASGFLLHGVDPASPVSGLYAAMAGNAMLLEVINVVVPVTQVLIGVALIAGAFVRLAALGGAIQMSMFFLGGWEGAWLALFDYTLIYAVVFLALAAFGAGRILGLDRYIAQLQVGGQALVERFPKLRYLLS, from the coding sequence ATGTCTACAACAACTCGAAACCGGCTCGAAAGCCGATACGGGGGGATCGACCTCGTCGGCGAACCCCACGCGCTTAGCGCGTGGTTCGTCGTCGCACTACGAGCCGTCATGGGGGGAATGATGCTGTTTGCCGGACTCGGGAAGTTCGCGGTCGTCAGCGGCGAGGCGTTCGACGCCAGCGGCTTCCTGCTCCACGGCGTCGACCCCGCCAGCCCCGTCAGCGGCCTGTACGCCGCGATGGCGGGCAACGCGATGTTGCTCGAGGTTATCAACGTCGTCGTCCCGGTCACGCAGGTGCTGATCGGTGTGGCCCTGATCGCCGGCGCGTTCGTCCGGCTGGCCGCTCTGGGCGGTGCCATCCAGATGAGCATGTTCTTCCTCGGCGGCTGGGAGGGCGCCTGGCTCGCGCTGTTCGACTACACGCTGATCTACGCCGTCGTCTTCCTGGCGCTGGCGGCCTTCGGCGCGGGGCGGATCCTCGGGCTGGACCGCTACATCGCGCAGCTCCAGGTCGGCGGGCAGGCGCTCGTCGAGCGCTTCCCGAAGCTCCGGTACCTGCTGAGCTAA
- a CDS encoding VOC family protein, with the protein MTEHSAHHVGITVEDLEDILPFYRDRLGLDVLDRFSVEGEDFADAVGVDGAGASFVHLDANGVRLELVEYDPEADPRPTPGLNEPGATHVGLAVADLDAFYADLPDEVPTISEPRTTESGTSICFLRDPEGNLVEILEP; encoded by the coding sequence ATGACCGAACACAGCGCACACCACGTCGGGATCACCGTCGAGGACCTCGAGGACATCCTGCCGTTCTACCGTGACAGGCTGGGGCTCGACGTCCTCGATCGGTTCTCCGTCGAGGGAGAGGACTTCGCCGACGCCGTCGGCGTCGACGGCGCGGGCGCCAGCTTCGTACATCTCGACGCGAACGGCGTTCGCCTCGAACTCGTCGAGTACGACCCCGAAGCCGATCCCCGACCGACGCCGGGGCTCAACGAGCCCGGCGCGACCCACGTCGGGCTCGCGGTCGCGGACCTCGATGCGTTCTACGCCGACCTGCCCGACGAGGTGCCGACAATCAGCGAGCCTCGGACCACCGAGAGCGGGACGTCGATCTGTTTCTTGCGGGATCCGGAGGGGAATCTCGTCGAAATACTGGAACCGTAG
- a CDS encoding methylglyoxal synthase, with protein sequence MTRVALIAHDEKKDDLIEFAQTHEAQLREYELIATGTTGKRLMEETDLEIERKQSGPLGGDLMIGSEVAEDRLDGIVFLRDPLRAQPHEPDISALLRICDVHDTALATNLASAEFLIEGLAD encoded by the coding sequence ATGACGCGCGTCGCGCTTATCGCCCACGACGAGAAGAAGGACGACCTGATCGAGTTCGCACAGACCCACGAGGCCCAGCTCCGGGAGTACGAGCTGATCGCGACCGGAACGACCGGAAAGCGCCTGATGGAAGAGACCGACCTCGAGATCGAGCGCAAGCAGTCGGGTCCGCTCGGCGGGGACCTGATGATCGGCTCGGAGGTCGCCGAGGACAGGCTCGACGGGATCGTCTTTCTCCGTGATCCGCTCCGGGCCCAGCCCCACGAACCCGACATCTCCGCGCTGTTGCGGATCTGTGACGTCCACGACACGGCGCTGGCGACGAACCTCGCGTCGGCGGAGTTTCTCATCGAGGGGCTCGCCGACTGA